The proteins below come from a single Stigmatella erecta genomic window:
- a CDS encoding RICIN domain-containing protein, translating to MTNPIAAWGSRISTSGSARSPPGQCGSSRRRATRTSPSTPAPPRAVPRFINGSGPTSITRSSIFHQCLRLEPVGGQLFRIVAKHSGKVLNIKGASTRNGAELTPYDWADVPQQKWRLVRA from the coding sequence ATGACGAATCCGATCGCGGCATGGGGATCCAGGATCTCTACCTCCGGTTCGGCACGCTCCCCACCGGGCCAGTGCGGATCGTCTCGCAGAAGAGCAACAAGGACATCACCATCGACGCCGGCTCCACCGCGAGCAGTGCCGAGGTTCATCAATGGGAGTGGTCCAACGTCGATCACCAGAAGTTCTATTTTCCACCAGTGCTTGCGTCTGGAGCCCGTGGGTGGCCAGTTGTTTCGCATCGTGGCGAAACACAGCGGGAAGGTGCTGAACATCAAGGGTGCGTCCACGAGGAATGGGGCCGAGCTCACGCCATATGATTGGGCGGACGTTCCCCAGCAGAAGTGGAGGCTCGTACGGGCCTAA
- a CDS encoding methyltransferase, giving the protein MNCRDRLEALTGLLRPWSGLWSRSILQNWPESLAAYPEAWLSYAESLDEAGERLLDHGALPGAPPPSLYSLLLALHELTGLPWHQGVQSLTAADMQGLTAKKTHELERVLSLLGQRTQAIRQAVDIGGGMGHLARLCVRTFDWTFHSIDRDAALQEKGRDWLRRARMLPRDKLCFIHAAVEEGPQPGIDPLFSGQDSASIGLHTCGPLALTQIRKSQKAGFLLNFGCCYDKLEPTRDHPVSRFGAAHPLPFTRHALALTARGRHQKTEAEFALMKRVYAQRFALDLLLRRKFPELGFVRAGDAPKALYAGSFAVYARDRLERLRIDTGMTDSELNAFELSVRTETRRIFLCHLLRDRFARALEVVILLDRALLLEEMGFQAELLQVFEPRLSPRNIALIASRAA; this is encoded by the coding sequence ATGAATTGCCGGGATCGACTGGAAGCGCTCACGGGCCTGCTCAGGCCCTGGTCCGGGCTCTGGTCACGTTCCATCCTCCAGAATTGGCCGGAGTCCTTGGCCGCTTATCCCGAAGCCTGGCTGTCCTACGCGGAATCTCTCGATGAAGCGGGCGAGCGGCTGCTGGATCATGGAGCGCTTCCAGGGGCCCCGCCTCCATCGCTGTATTCGCTGTTGCTCGCGCTTCATGAGCTGACCGGGCTGCCGTGGCACCAAGGCGTTCAAAGTCTGACGGCAGCGGACATGCAGGGCCTCACGGCCAAGAAGACGCATGAACTCGAGAGGGTCCTCTCCCTCCTCGGGCAGAGAACGCAGGCGATCCGCCAGGCGGTCGACATCGGTGGCGGCATGGGACATCTCGCCCGTCTCTGCGTGAGGACTTTCGATTGGACGTTCCACAGCATCGACCGGGATGCCGCCTTGCAGGAGAAGGGCCGGGACTGGCTGCGGAGGGCCCGGATGCTTCCCCGGGACAAGCTGTGTTTCATCCACGCGGCTGTCGAGGAGGGACCGCAGCCCGGGATTGATCCGCTCTTTTCCGGCCAGGACAGCGCCTCGATCGGTCTCCACACCTGTGGGCCGCTCGCCCTCACACAGATACGCAAAAGCCAGAAGGCAGGCTTCCTTCTGAACTTTGGCTGCTGCTACGACAAGCTGGAGCCCACGCGGGACCATCCCGTCTCCCGCTTTGGGGCAGCGCATCCCCTTCCCTTCACACGGCATGCCCTGGCTCTGACAGCGCGTGGGAGGCACCAGAAGACCGAGGCGGAGTTCGCGTTGATGAAGCGGGTCTACGCTCAGCGTTTCGCGCTGGATCTTCTGTTGAGGCGGAAGTTTCCCGAGCTCGGCTTCGTGCGGGCGGGGGATGCACCCAAGGCGCTCTATGCCGGGAGTTTTGCTGTCTATGCCCGCGACCGGTTGGAGCGCCTGCGAATCGACACCGGCATGACGGACTCCGAGCTGAATGCCTTCGAGCTATCCGTTCGCACCGAGACGAGGCGCATCTTTCTCTGTCATCTGCTGAGGGATCGCTTCGCGAGGGCCCTGGAGGTCGTGATTCTGCTCGATCGCGCGCTCCTCCTGGAGGAGATGGGCTTTCAGGCCGAACTCCTGCAGGTCTTCGAGCCGCGCCTCTCCCCGCGCAACATCGCGCTCATCGCGTCAAGAGCAGCCTGA
- a CDS encoding chondroitinase-B domain-containing protein, whose product MYPSIPPPKFPRFNPPRSPRACFNACLTAASALTLAVAAPAVASVTSGVGISASPVPAIATSVTEINQQIAAALPGGEIVVRDGTYDSANINFTQHGSASQPITLRAQTRGKVIFTGASSLTISGEWLIVDGFIWRGARKQTLISFNRAKDCEFRHNALIDSGPEPTVAEGSIKLQNSSVRNSLIRNRFENLPAQGIRLTCNATNCGNVNNRIAYNLFYGKKSSAGSNNGESIQLGSGIIGDVKTVGDLSTVVESNLFENIEPSQEMISSKTNRNIFRFNTFRNTQDRLVLRMGTHAEVYGNWFINAMGIRVHESNHSLHDNHMEGVNGPAFMLPSGKMQDGCYHWPADSVRIVANTLVGTTASAIQIGGNKMESNGCTYSEVPKNGYYEENLIVNFTANAFSLYAPADQTYVENIAWPAEGSSTGVSFVDPLLVRNAMGAYISKRFPARGAVMQCRALTAADVGPSSTYACN is encoded by the coding sequence ATGTACCCGAGCATCCCCCCCCCGAAGTTCCCGCGTTTCAACCCTCCCCGGTCTCCTCGCGCCTGTTTCAACGCGTGTCTCACCGCTGCTTCAGCCCTCACGCTCGCGGTCGCCGCGCCCGCTGTCGCGAGCGTGACGTCCGGGGTGGGTATCTCCGCCTCCCCCGTGCCGGCGATCGCCACCTCCGTCACGGAGATCAATCAGCAGATCGCGGCAGCCCTGCCGGGAGGAGAAATCGTCGTTCGCGACGGAACCTACGACAGCGCGAACATCAACTTCACCCAGCACGGCAGCGCCAGCCAGCCCATCACGCTTCGTGCGCAGACTCGCGGGAAGGTCATCTTCACGGGTGCATCGTCCCTGACCATCTCCGGGGAGTGGCTCATCGTGGACGGGTTTATCTGGAGGGGAGCACGGAAGCAGACCCTGATTTCATTCAACCGGGCCAAGGACTGCGAGTTCAGGCACAACGCGCTGATCGACTCGGGCCCGGAGCCCACGGTCGCGGAAGGCAGCATCAAGCTGCAGAACTCAAGCGTGCGAAACAGCCTCATCCGCAACCGGTTCGAGAACCTGCCCGCCCAGGGCATCCGCCTCACGTGTAACGCCACTAACTGCGGCAACGTCAACAACCGGATTGCCTACAACCTGTTCTACGGCAAGAAGTCGTCCGCGGGCAGCAACAACGGAGAGTCCATCCAGTTAGGGTCCGGCATCATCGGTGACGTCAAGACGGTGGGCGACCTGTCGACCGTCGTCGAGTCCAACCTGTTCGAGAACATCGAGCCGTCCCAGGAGATGATCTCCAGCAAGACGAACCGCAACATCTTCCGCTTCAACACCTTCCGGAACACCCAGGACCGGCTCGTGCTGCGGATGGGCACCCATGCCGAGGTGTACGGGAACTGGTTCATCAACGCGATGGGCATCCGGGTACACGAATCCAACCACTCCCTCCACGACAACCACATGGAAGGCGTCAACGGTCCGGCGTTCATGCTGCCCAGCGGGAAGATGCAGGACGGATGCTACCACTGGCCCGCGGACTCGGTCCGCATTGTCGCGAACACCCTCGTGGGCACGACCGCCAGCGCCATCCAGATCGGTGGAAACAAGATGGAGTCGAACGGCTGCACGTATTCGGAGGTTCCGAAAAACGGGTACTACGAAGAGAACCTCATCGTGAACTTCACCGCCAACGCGTTCAGCCTCTACGCCCCGGCGGACCAGACGTACGTGGAGAACATCGCCTGGCCGGCGGAGGGGTCCTCGACGGGGGTTTCCTTCGTGGATCCGTTGCTCGTCCGCAATGCGATGGGCGCCTACATCTCCAAGCGGTTCCCAGCCCGGGGCGCCGTCATGCAGTGCCGCGCGCTGACAGCCGCCGATGTGGGCCCCTCAAGCACCTACGCTTGCAACTGA
- a CDS encoding trifunctional serine/threonine-protein kinase/ATP-binding protein/sensor histidine kinase, which yields MLDIPGYRVLGTIRATGSNVLFQAVREADDLPVIIKTPMVPSPGPSENERYQREFGILQRLRDVRGVARPYTYERLRERPLLLLERVQGEPLSESTGQPLELSRFLSLALSLASTLGEIHHRNVIHKDIKPSNIIVEPSGEARLIDFGVATLQQVEHLDAAPAHLIEGTLAYMSPEQTGRMNRAVDYRTDFYSLGVTFYELLTGHRPFQGKDALEWFHAHMAQKPRPPHELNPQVPLALSALVLKLLAKVAEERYQSAEGLHADLERCRQALSQHEQEVFALGTQDTPNRFQLPQRLYGREAQVATLLEGFERVSRTGKPELFLVSGYSGSGKSSVVHELHKPVVQRRGFFLSGKFDQFQRDLPYATLAQTLRGLVQQLLAGSDEALAGWRERVNQAWEGHGQLLVDLVPQLEVLVGPQPELQRVPPSEAQRRFYRVVRQFFTVFATPEHPLVVFLDDLQWADLASLQLLSQLLSSAPLEALPILWIGAYRDNEVSPTHPLLPMLEEVHKTGARVTDLPLAPLSVEQVEHLVGDTLPGAGSQVRASLSALLHEKTGGNPFFLLQLLVALHQDGLLVRAPEGGWRWDAEGGRARCYSENIVGFMVGKLRQFPAGTQHLLRLAACVGNGFSLELLGTLAGLGELGQVEQGLEPAREAGMLVRAGPEQYRFLHDRIQQAAHALLSEAERKAVHLRIGRLLLKRLSQDEVSESLFDVVSQLNAGVDLIEEAEERYHLARLNAEAGAKAKAAVAALPAITYLSTAFALIPGDPWKTDPALAFKLTLSQARCELMSGHLAEARRLAETLLPRASTRPDIVAVYGLKHDLHFALGERQEGITCVLECLALLGISLSRTPSWEEAVAAHEEVWALLGERPIPSLTGLPRMTDPDTKLVIDALFLLFNSAFSASPHLLIILLSRIVSLTLRHGFVDAAAPAYSWFGVITGSFFKRYREGLAFAKLASELVERNHLAAFRGKVLLSTQFSSYWTQPLPQAQELVLSGLHHSLQTGDIMAAAYCSLDIVTNRLAMGHNLEEVLEESLVRGEFLRKTGILDTQESLLLTQRYVQQLRGHSLSFGTLNGEGFDEQAFEAQLPPLARRSTRFFWITKLQSRFMCGDYAEARRAADKAEELLRANNGILFFREFHLYRALALAACFGDAPPEEQRQLLEDIQRHQEQLAEWAQHCPANFHALEQLVSAERARLEGRPDEAARAYEEAIRSARENGATPYVALASELAANFWRTRQAPIVAHAFAREAHGAYRQWGAQGKVQHLESLWPHLSSLAIPQSTLTTSSTDSTRIDALTVIKAQQAVSSEIVLERLVTTLVRAAIENAGAQRGILLLPNGDTLQVAATSDASLEGKTHELPWTLLAYVRRTREHVLIGDACKPHPFSSDAYLSRSEARSVLCLPLLRQEQFCGALYLENNLATHAFSPARLALLEHIASQAAISIENARLYADVQHARLELRRANDELEQRVEERTRELKQTQARLVDTAREAGMAEVASNVLHNVGNVLTSAVINLETMRQGLGASRVGRLKRASALMLENRADLARFLAEGARGGHLPDYLSGLADELVREQTRLMESMEAMGRHIEHIRAIVQVQQTYAKTSLMTEECDLAQLIDDALSIQLPALHRHAVSVVRELSAVPKVKVDKHKVLQILINLLSNAKHALDAKPEGQRHLWVRLRAEGPMACIQVVDDGMGIAPEENEKLFEHGFTTRKDGHGFGLHSSALAAQLLNGRLTLQSDGPDRGAVATLELPLT from the coding sequence GTGCTGGACATACCGGGATACAGGGTGCTGGGCACCATCCGAGCGACGGGCTCGAACGTGCTGTTTCAGGCGGTGCGCGAGGCAGATGACCTGCCCGTCATCATCAAGACGCCCATGGTGCCCTCCCCCGGCCCCAGCGAGAACGAGCGGTACCAGCGGGAGTTTGGAATCCTGCAGCGGCTGCGGGACGTGCGCGGGGTGGCCAGGCCCTATACCTACGAGCGGCTCCGGGAGCGGCCCCTGCTGCTGCTGGAGCGGGTGCAAGGCGAGCCCCTGTCCGAGTCCACGGGCCAGCCCCTGGAGCTGTCCCGGTTCTTGAGCCTGGCCCTCTCGCTGGCGTCCACCCTGGGGGAGATTCACCACCGCAACGTCATCCACAAGGACATCAAGCCCTCCAACATCATCGTGGAGCCCTCGGGGGAAGCCCGGCTCATCGACTTCGGGGTCGCCACGCTCCAGCAAGTCGAGCACCTGGACGCGGCCCCGGCACATCTGATCGAAGGGACGCTGGCGTACATGTCGCCCGAGCAGACGGGGCGGATGAACCGGGCGGTGGACTACCGCACGGACTTCTACTCGCTGGGCGTCACCTTCTACGAGCTGCTCACGGGGCACCGCCCCTTCCAGGGCAAGGATGCACTCGAATGGTTCCACGCCCACATGGCGCAGAAGCCGAGGCCCCCGCACGAGCTGAACCCGCAGGTGCCCCTGGCCTTGTCCGCCCTCGTGCTCAAGCTCCTGGCGAAGGTGGCCGAGGAGCGCTACCAGAGCGCCGAGGGCCTCCACGCGGACCTGGAGCGCTGCCGCCAGGCCCTGAGCCAGCACGAGCAGGAGGTGTTCGCGCTGGGGACGCAGGACACGCCCAACCGGTTCCAGCTGCCGCAACGGCTCTACGGGCGTGAAGCGCAGGTGGCCACCCTGCTCGAGGGCTTCGAGCGGGTGAGCCGCACAGGAAAGCCGGAGCTGTTCCTCGTCAGCGGCTACTCGGGCAGTGGCAAGTCCTCCGTGGTGCACGAGCTGCACAAGCCCGTGGTGCAGCGCCGTGGCTTCTTCCTGAGCGGCAAGTTCGACCAGTTCCAGCGGGACCTTCCCTATGCCACCCTGGCCCAGACGCTCCGCGGCCTGGTGCAGCAGTTGCTCGCGGGGAGCGATGAGGCGCTGGCCGGGTGGCGCGAGCGGGTGAACCAGGCCTGGGAGGGCCACGGCCAGCTGCTCGTGGACCTGGTGCCGCAGCTGGAAGTGCTGGTGGGCCCGCAGCCTGAACTCCAGCGGGTGCCCCCCAGCGAAGCCCAGCGCCGCTTCTACCGGGTGGTCCGTCAGTTCTTCACGGTCTTCGCCACCCCGGAGCACCCCCTGGTGGTGTTCCTGGATGACCTGCAGTGGGCGGACCTCGCCAGCCTCCAGCTCCTCTCGCAACTGCTGTCGAGCGCCCCGCTGGAAGCGCTGCCCATCCTGTGGATTGGCGCCTACCGGGACAACGAGGTGAGCCCCACGCACCCGCTCCTGCCCATGCTGGAGGAGGTGCACAAGACGGGGGCCCGGGTGACGGACCTCCCGCTGGCGCCGCTGAGCGTGGAGCAGGTGGAGCACCTGGTGGGCGACACGCTGCCAGGCGCGGGAAGCCAGGTGCGCGCCTCCCTCTCCGCGCTGCTGCACGAGAAGACGGGGGGCAACCCCTTCTTCCTGCTTCAGTTGCTGGTCGCGCTCCACCAGGACGGTCTGCTCGTGCGCGCGCCCGAGGGCGGGTGGCGGTGGGATGCCGAAGGGGGGCGGGCCCGCTGCTACTCGGAGAACATCGTCGGCTTCATGGTGGGCAAGCTGCGCCAGTTCCCCGCCGGCACGCAGCACCTGCTGCGCCTGGCGGCGTGCGTGGGCAACGGCTTCTCCCTTGAGCTGCTGGGCACGCTCGCCGGTCTGGGAGAGCTGGGGCAGGTGGAGCAGGGACTCGAGCCCGCGCGAGAGGCGGGCATGCTGGTGCGCGCGGGGCCAGAGCAGTACCGCTTCCTGCACGACCGCATCCAGCAGGCGGCCCATGCCCTCCTCTCCGAGGCGGAGCGCAAGGCCGTGCACCTGCGCATCGGCCGCCTGCTGCTCAAGCGCCTCTCCCAGGACGAAGTGAGCGAGTCGCTCTTCGACGTGGTGAGCCAGCTCAACGCCGGGGTGGACCTGATCGAGGAGGCCGAGGAGCGCTACCACCTCGCGCGGCTGAATGCCGAGGCAGGAGCCAAGGCCAAGGCCGCGGTGGCCGCCCTCCCCGCCATCACCTACCTCTCCACGGCCTTCGCGCTCATTCCCGGAGACCCCTGGAAGACGGACCCCGCGCTGGCCTTCAAGCTGACCCTCTCCCAGGCACGCTGTGAGCTCATGAGCGGCCACCTGGCCGAGGCGCGCCGTCTGGCCGAAACGCTCCTTCCCCGGGCGAGCACCCGTCCGGACATCGTGGCCGTCTATGGCCTGAAGCATGACCTTCACTTCGCCCTGGGGGAGCGCCAGGAGGGCATCACCTGCGTGCTGGAGTGCCTGGCGCTGCTCGGCATCTCGCTCTCGCGGACCCCCTCCTGGGAGGAGGCGGTGGCCGCCCATGAGGAGGTGTGGGCCTTGCTGGGGGAGCGTCCCATCCCGAGCCTCACCGGGCTGCCGCGCATGACCGACCCGGACACGAAGCTGGTCATCGACGCGCTCTTCCTGCTCTTCAACTCCGCCTTCTCGGCGTCCCCCCACCTGCTCATCATCCTCCTGAGCCGGATTGTCTCCCTCACCCTCCGCCACGGCTTCGTGGATGCCGCCGCACCTGCCTATAGCTGGTTTGGGGTCATCACCGGCTCGTTCTTCAAGCGGTACCGTGAGGGCCTGGCCTTCGCGAAGCTCGCCTCCGAGCTCGTCGAGCGGAACCACCTGGCCGCCTTCCGGGGGAAGGTGCTCCTCAGCACGCAATTCAGCAGTTACTGGACCCAACCCCTCCCCCAGGCGCAGGAGCTCGTCCTCAGCGGCCTCCACCACTCGCTCCAAACCGGGGACATCATGGCTGCCGCCTACTGCAGCCTGGACATCGTCACCAACCGGCTGGCCATGGGCCACAACCTGGAGGAGGTCCTTGAGGAGTCGCTCGTGCGCGGCGAGTTCTTACGCAAGACGGGAATCCTGGACACCCAGGAGTCGCTCCTCCTGACGCAGCGCTACGTGCAGCAGCTGCGCGGGCACTCCCTCTCCTTCGGAACGCTGAACGGGGAGGGCTTCGATGAGCAGGCCTTCGAAGCCCAGCTCCCCCCCCTGGCCCGCCGAAGCACGCGCTTCTTCTGGATCACCAAGCTCCAGTCGCGCTTCATGTGCGGCGACTACGCGGAAGCCCGCAGGGCCGCGGACAAGGCCGAGGAACTCCTGCGGGCCAACAATGGCATCCTCTTCTTCCGCGAGTTCCACCTCTACCGGGCCCTGGCCCTGGCCGCGTGCTTTGGGGACGCCCCGCCGGAGGAGCAGCGCCAGCTCCTGGAGGACATCCAGCGGCACCAGGAGCAGCTCGCGGAGTGGGCCCAGCATTGCCCCGCGAACTTCCACGCGCTCGAGCAACTGGTGTCCGCGGAGCGGGCCCGCCTGGAGGGACGGCCGGACGAGGCGGCGCGCGCCTATGAAGAGGCCATCCGCTCCGCGCGGGAGAATGGAGCCACCCCGTACGTGGCCCTGGCCAGCGAGCTGGCGGCGAACTTCTGGCGCACGCGGCAGGCGCCCATCGTCGCCCATGCCTTCGCGCGCGAGGCCCACGGGGCGTACCGGCAGTGGGGGGCCCAGGGCAAGGTCCAGCATCTGGAGTCCCTCTGGCCACACCTCTCCTCCCTGGCCATCCCCCAGAGCACCCTGACCACCAGCAGTACGGATTCGACCCGCATCGACGCCCTCACGGTCATCAAGGCCCAGCAGGCGGTCTCCAGCGAAATCGTCCTGGAGCGTCTGGTGACGACGCTGGTGCGCGCGGCGATCGAGAACGCCGGAGCCCAGCGAGGCATCCTGCTGCTGCCCAACGGCGACACGCTCCAGGTGGCGGCCACCTCGGATGCCTCGCTGGAGGGCAAAACCCATGAGCTGCCCTGGACCCTCCTCGCCTATGTGCGGCGCACCCGGGAGCACGTGCTCATCGGCGATGCCTGCAAGCCCCATCCGTTCTCGTCCGATGCGTACCTGTCGCGCAGCGAGGCGCGCTCGGTGTTGTGCCTGCCGCTGCTGAGGCAGGAGCAGTTCTGCGGGGCGCTGTACCTGGAGAACAACCTGGCCACCCATGCCTTCAGCCCGGCCCGCCTGGCGCTGCTGGAACACATCGCCTCCCAGGCGGCCATCTCCATCGAGAACGCGAGGCTCTACGCGGACGTCCAGCACGCCCGGCTGGAGCTGCGCCGGGCCAATGACGAGTTGGAGCAGCGGGTGGAGGAGCGCACGCGCGAGCTGAAGCAGACCCAGGCCCGGCTGGTGGACACCGCGCGAGAGGCAGGCATGGCCGAGGTGGCCTCCAACGTCCTGCACAACGTGGGCAATGTGCTCACCAGCGCCGTCATCAACCTGGAGACGATGCGTCAGGGCCTGGGCGCCTCGCGCGTGGGCCGGTTGAAGCGGGCCTCGGCCCTGATGCTGGAGAACCGGGCGGACCTGGCCCGCTTCCTGGCGGAGGGCGCGCGCGGCGGCCACCTGCCGGACTACCTCTCGGGCCTGGCGGACGAGCTGGTGCGCGAGCAGACACGCCTCATGGAGAGCATGGAGGCCATGGGCCGGCACATCGAGCACATCCGCGCCATCGTCCAGGTGCAGCAGACGTACGCCAAGACCTCGCTGATGACGGAGGAATGCGACCTGGCCCAGCTCATCGACGATGCCCTGAGCATCCAGCTGCCGGCGCTGCACCGTCACGCCGTCTCGGTCGTCCGCGAGCTGTCTGCCGTCCCCAAGGTGAAGGTGGACAAGCACAAGGTGCTGCAGATCCTCATCAACCTGCTCAGCAACGCCAAGCACGCCCTGGACGCGAAGCCCGAGGGGCAACGCCACCTGTGGGTGAGGCTACGGGCGGAGGGACCGATGGCGTGCATCCAGGTGGTGGACGATGGGATGGGAATCGCGCCGGAGGAGAATGAGAAGCTGTTCGAGCACGGGTTCACCACGCGCAAGGACGGCCATGGCTTTGGCCTGCACTCCAGCGCGCTGGCGGCGCAGCTCCTGAATGGACGCCTCACGCTTCAGAGCGATGGGCCGGACCGGGGCGCGGTGGCCACGTTGGAGCTTCCGCTGACCTGA
- a CDS encoding TetR/AcrR family transcriptional regulator: MSREESQERTRTALLDSAREQIATHGVAAASVRSISEAAGFSQGAFYSNFASKEAMLLEVMAEHMRDEAARFGAAVEKALLEAGPNGAGLAAVEALRGYLHTLNTDGNWPMLTIELQLYANRSESFAAQFNTSKTLFQSEIAKTLTHLFTRLKLRPALDPLKLAIGFIALSNGYAVQGNTAAPEGVGEIMFTFLDALIRSSQRTEG; this comes from the coding sequence TTGAGCCGGGAGGAAAGTCAGGAGCGGACCCGTACGGCCCTGCTCGACTCCGCACGCGAGCAGATCGCCACCCATGGCGTCGCGGCGGCCTCAGTCCGCAGCATCTCGGAGGCCGCCGGGTTCTCGCAGGGGGCCTTCTATTCGAACTTCGCGAGCAAGGAGGCGATGCTGCTCGAGGTCATGGCCGAACACATGAGGGACGAAGCCGCGAGGTTCGGCGCGGCGGTGGAGAAGGCGCTGCTGGAAGCGGGCCCCAACGGGGCTGGGCTCGCGGCGGTCGAGGCCCTGAGGGGCTACCTGCACACCCTCAACACAGACGGCAACTGGCCCATGCTGACCATCGAGCTGCAGCTCTACGCCAACCGCAGCGAATCCTTCGCGGCGCAGTTCAACACCTCGAAGACGCTCTTCCAGTCGGAGATCGCCAAGACGCTGACGCACCTGTTCACCCGTTTGAAGCTCCGCCCCGCGCTCGACCCGCTGAAGCTGGCCATAGGCTTCATCGCGCTGTCCAACGGCTATGCGGTCCAGGGCAACACGGCGGCCCCCGAAGGCGTCGGTGAAATCATGTTCACGTTCCTCGACGCGCTTATCCGCAGCTCTCAAAGAACAGAGGGCTAA
- a CDS encoding alpha/beta hydrolase: MTKTIVFVHGAWMSPLCWEHFSKRYEAAGYRCLAPAWPGDERPVPELQRAPLPELAGLSVGKIVGHYERIIRDLPEPPILIGHSFGGLFVQMLLDRGLGAAGVAINPATPRGVLPGPIALWSALPVFLAPFSWRRTVRMSRRSFAWGFAQDLPPDEQRAAYDRYVVPTPGRIYYQAALGLGTRVNYANASRAPLLLTAGEKDRTAETGMIRSAYRKYQRSSAVTAFKLFPGRTHWLIAAPGWEEVADYALTWAREHARG; encoded by the coding sequence ATGACCAAGACCATCGTTTTCGTTCACGGCGCCTGGATGTCACCGCTGTGCTGGGAGCATTTCTCGAAGCGCTACGAGGCAGCGGGCTATCGGTGCCTCGCTCCCGCATGGCCTGGCGACGAGCGTCCCGTGCCGGAGCTCCAGCGAGCCCCCCTGCCGGAGCTCGCCGGACTGTCGGTCGGCAAGATTGTCGGCCACTACGAGCGGATCATCCGGGACTTGCCCGAGCCGCCGATCTTGATCGGCCACTCCTTTGGCGGGCTGTTCGTCCAGATGCTGCTGGACCGTGGGCTCGGGGCGGCGGGTGTGGCGATCAATCCAGCGACCCCCCGGGGGGTTCTGCCCGGCCCCATCGCCCTGTGGTCGGCTTTGCCGGTGTTTCTCGCGCCTTTCAGCTGGCGGCGGACGGTCCGGATGAGCCGGCGCAGCTTTGCCTGGGGCTTCGCGCAGGATTTGCCGCCGGACGAGCAGCGCGCCGCGTATGACCGCTACGTGGTCCCGACGCCGGGGCGCATCTACTACCAAGCGGCCTTGGGGCTCGGGACCCGGGTGAATTACGCCAATGCCAGCCGCGCGCCCTTGCTGCTCACCGCCGGCGAAAAGGACCGGACCGCCGAAACGGGGATGATCCGCTCGGCTTACCGCAAGTACCAACGCTCCAGCGCCGTCACGGCCTTCAAGCTCTTCCCAGGCCGCACGCATTGGCTCATCGCCGCTCCGGGGTGGGAGGAGGTCGCGGACTACGCGCTCACCTGGGCGCGCGAACATGCGCGCGGTTGA